A region of Candidatus Dadabacteria bacterium DNA encodes the following proteins:
- a CDS encoding DNA cytosine methyltransferase — MDFFSGAGGLTHGLKAVGIHVLAGIDNDGSCKATFEKNNEGAVFLERDMTRYSPEDLERDIKIEKKDDRMIFAGCAPCQFWSIIQTNKEKSEKSKNLIMDFQRFVEYFEPGFVVVENVPGISSNPESPLGKFITSLKDMKYDVARGVRDMSLYGIPQKRRRFTLLASRVSEISLPEPTGKTRTVRDVLGTANGFPRIEAGTKDETKFLHAAAGLSAKNLERLRMTRKDGGDRSCWQNKKAYRLPCYASDEKKFPDTYGRMWWDRPAPTITTKFFSVTNGRFAHPEEDRGLSLREGATLQTFPKDYEFIGTGMGPIAKMIGNAFPPDFAKLIGERIVSSLENTHN, encoded by the coding sequence GTGGATTTTTTTTCTGGAGCCGGAGGTCTGACCCACGGATTGAAAGCCGTGGGAATCCATGTCCTCGCGGGAATCGACAACGACGGTTCTTGCAAGGCCACTTTTGAAAAAAACAACGAAGGGGCAGTTTTTCTCGAAAGAGACATGACGCGATATTCGCCCGAGGACTTGGAGCGAGATATAAAAATCGAAAAAAAAGACGACCGCATGATTTTCGCCGGTTGCGCGCCGTGCCAATTTTGGAGCATCATACAAACAAACAAAGAAAAATCCGAAAAATCGAAAAATCTCATTATGGATTTTCAGAGATTCGTGGAATATTTCGAACCGGGGTTCGTGGTCGTCGAGAACGTGCCGGGAATTTCTTCGAATCCTGAAAGTCCCTTGGGAAAATTCATAACCTCTCTCAAAGACATGAAATACGACGTCGCACGAGGCGTCAGGGATATGTCTCTGTACGGCATTCCGCAAAAAAGACGCCGTTTCACACTGTTGGCTTCCCGCGTTTCGGAAATATCCCTGCCGGAACCGACGGGTAAAACAAGGACCGTCAGAGACGTTCTCGGCACGGCGAACGGCTTTCCGAGAATCGAGGCCGGCACAAAAGACGAAACAAAATTCTTGCACGCTGCGGCAGGCTTGAGCGCAAAAAACTTGGAGCGTCTGCGAATGACGAGGAAAGACGGCGGCGACAGATCGTGCTGGCAGAACAAAAAGGCGTACCGATTGCCTTGCTACGCTTCCGACGAGAAAAAGTTTCCCGACACTTACGGACGCATGTGGTGGGACAGACCCGCCCCGACGATCACCACGAAATTTTTCAGCGTGACCAACGGTCGCTTCGCCCATCCGGAAGAAGACAGAGGGCTATCTTTGCGAGAGGGAGCCACTTTGCAAACTTTCCCAAAAGATTACGAATTTATCGGCACCGGAATGGGACCCATAGCCAAGATGATTGGAAATGCCTTCCCCCCGGATTTCGCCAAATTGATCGGGGAACGGATAGTGTCGTCTCTCGAAAACACGCATAATTAA
- a CDS encoding TIGR02391 family protein, whose product MPRRKKLKMTFEPDTIEHLGVRMYSTLPPILAELIANAHDADAEHVLLTLNDSEKNKEIIVEDDGAGMSFDEINEKFLRIGRNRREHDETDFTPRLGRKIIGKKGLGKLSFFGIAHEIEISTRKNAKENIFRMNWEDIKKEEKEYEPRILKRDRSCPHGEHGTKIILRKIRRKSDFSAEDLANSLSKMFILEPDFEIEIRRNSEDPIIVSNEKKYEDLKKQVEWKIPDDYKDEGDYEKAGEIKGHLMATEKPIPPKTNMRGITLFSRKKMVNRPEYFSNSTSSHFFSYLTGWLEVDFIDEFPDDVIATNRQSLNWEHEETRKLRVHLRKLIRWLERDWREKRRKKRNKRLKEKTGINIPEWFDKLPDDIRRKITPVVENILGDDSELAGDVQVEVVEKLHQIVPEYPRYHWRHLHPKIKEASETDYQNEDYYRAFQEAVKRYVAEVRKKSRSKNSSEASMMGEVFGKGNKGPTALRVAEDFKKPGGGDFQVQTIENIEDGQKHLSMGVISGCRNPVNHEEVADLRDSGLFTEKDCLDALSLLSHLFSRLADSRKS is encoded by the coding sequence ATGCCCAGAAGAAAGAAATTAAAGATGACGTTCGAGCCGGACACCATCGAACACTTGGGTGTTCGCATGTATTCCACTCTGCCACCGATACTCGCGGAATTGATCGCCAACGCGCACGACGCGGACGCGGAACACGTTTTGTTGACGCTGAACGACTCCGAAAAGAATAAGGAGATCATCGTCGAGGACGACGGGGCGGGCATGTCCTTCGACGAGATAAACGAGAAATTTCTGAGAATCGGAAGAAATCGCAGGGAGCACGACGAAACGGATTTCACTCCGAGACTCGGAAGGAAAATCATCGGGAAAAAAGGATTGGGGAAACTGTCGTTCTTCGGCATTGCTCACGAGATAGAAATTTCCACGAGAAAAAACGCCAAAGAAAACATCTTTCGGATGAACTGGGAAGATATAAAAAAAGAGGAAAAAGAATACGAACCCAGAATCCTCAAACGCGACCGTAGTTGTCCGCATGGGGAGCACGGAACAAAAATAATCCTGAGGAAAATACGGAGAAAAAGCGATTTTTCCGCCGAAGATTTGGCGAACAGTCTTTCGAAAATGTTTATCCTCGAACCCGATTTCGAAATCGAGATACGTCGCAACTCGGAAGACCCGATAATTGTTTCCAACGAGAAAAAATATGAAGATTTGAAAAAACAAGTCGAGTGGAAAATCCCCGACGATTACAAAGACGAAGGCGATTACGAAAAAGCGGGCGAGATCAAAGGACACTTGATGGCGACCGAAAAACCGATACCCCCGAAAACCAACATGCGCGGCATCACATTGTTTTCGAGAAAAAAGATGGTGAATCGGCCGGAATACTTCTCAAACAGCACTTCGAGTCACTTTTTCTCGTATCTGACCGGCTGGCTCGAGGTCGACTTTATCGATGAATTCCCAGACGACGTCATAGCGACCAACAGACAGTCCCTCAATTGGGAGCACGAAGAAACCCGAAAACTCCGCGTTCATTTGCGAAAACTCATCAGGTGGCTGGAAAGAGATTGGCGTGAGAAGCGAAGAAAAAAGAGAAACAAGCGGTTGAAAGAAAAAACGGGAATAAACATACCCGAATGGTTCGACAAATTGCCGGACGATATCAGAAGAAAGATCACTCCGGTCGTCGAGAACATTCTGGGAGATGATTCCGAACTGGCCGGGGACGTGCAAGTCGAAGTCGTCGAGAAACTTCATCAAATTGTGCCAGAATACCCGAGATATCATTGGCGGCACCTACACCCGAAAATAAAAGAAGCCTCGGAAACTGACTATCAGAACGAAGACTATTACAGAGCTTTTCAGGAAGCGGTGAAAAGATACGTCGCCGAGGTAAGAAAAAAATCCAGGAGCAAAAACTCAAGCGAAGCGAGCATGATGGGCGAAGTTTTCGGAAAAGGAAATAAAGGTCCAACAGCTTTGCGAGTCGCGGAAGATTTCAAAAAACCCGGCGGCGGGGATTTTCAAGTCCAGACCATAGAGAATATAGAAGATGGGCAAAAACATTTGTCGATGGGGGTAATTTCCGGTTGCAGGAATCCGGTCAATCATGAGGAGGTAGCCGACCTGAGAGATTCAGGGCTGTTCACGGAGAAAGATTGTCTCGACGCTTTGAGCTTGCTCTCGCACTTGTTTTCCCGACTCGCCGATTCCCGGAAAAGTTAA